From Staphylothermus hellenicus DSM 12710, a single genomic window includes:
- a CDS encoding RNA methyltransferase yields MYVRVVLVGVEGSVNLGFIARTCVNFSVDELYLVKPAADLGEALRYAAKARDYLKKAIIVDDLADAIRDVDLVVATTAKGYSVGDVVRQAVPLKDFADMIRGRVNRLAILFGRESTGLTRKELRYADVLVTIPANPEYPVLNLSQAVAVFLWEIWNIKGIRAENIPPPAEKEEIEFVLKLIHDISSKVLVKDEKVLRIMEIWKKIIYRSRISKYEARLLTYWLRKVLGRLE; encoded by the coding sequence GTGTATGTTAGAGTAGTTCTTGTAGGTGTCGAGGGATCTGTTAATTTAGGATTTATTGCTAGAACATGTGTTAATTTCAGTGTAGATGAGCTATACTTGGTTAAGCCTGCCGCGGATCTCGGGGAAGCTCTTAGATATGCTGCTAAGGCAAGGGATTATTTGAAGAAAGCTATTATTGTCGATGATTTAGCGGATGCTATTAGAGATGTTGATCTCGTTGTAGCTACTACGGCTAAAGGTTATAGTGTTGGCGATGTGGTTAGACAAGCTGTTCCCCTCAAAGACTTTGCCGATATGATAAGGGGGCGTGTTAATAGGTTAGCTATATTGTTTGGTAGGGAAAGCACTGGTTTAACTAGGAAGGAGCTTAGATATGCTGATGTCTTAGTAACTATTCCCGCTAATCCTGAGTATCCTGTTTTGAATCTTAGCCAAGCTGTTGCAGTGTTTTTGTGGGAAATATGGAATATCAAGGGTATTCGTGCAGAAAATATTCCTCCACCAGCCGAGAAAGAGGAGATCGAGTTTGTTCTTAAACTTATACATGATATTTCCAGTAAGGTTCTCGTTAAAGATGAGAAGGTATTGAGAATTATGGAGATTTGGAAGAAGATTATTTATAGGTCTAGGATTAGCAAGTATGAAGCTAGGCTTTTAACTTATTGGTTAAGAAAAGTTCTAGGCAGGCTGGAATAG
- a CDS encoding methyltransferase, with translation METIRDNNYFNNCIDLGCGTGVVGLYLLSKNICSKTVFIDINPVALLNTVYNLKLNYYQHRGLVASISSDSILENYFDLVVANPPYLPGIPENLYDYSLVGGSGGYEAVLEFIDLAYYFLVENGVFYLVYSSLSQPSIIENYLSKKCFRIIRKNIKHFFFEDIIVVEAVKKCMLE, from the coding sequence TTGGAGACTATTAGGGATAATAATTATTTCAATAACTGTATCGATCTAGGTTGTGGAACAGGCGTTGTAGGCTTATATTTGCTTTCGAAAAATATTTGTTCTAAAACAGTATTTATCGATATTAATCCAGTTGCTCTTTTAAATACTGTTTATAATCTTAAACTAAATTATTATCAGCATAGAGGATTGGTTGCTTCTATAAGTAGTGATTCTATACTTGAGAATTACTTTGACCTAGTAGTTGCTAATCCACCGTATCTCCCAGGTATTCCGGAGAACTTATATGATTATAGCTTGGTCGGCGGGTCTGGAGGGTATGAGGCTGTTCTCGAATTCATAGATTTAGCATATTATTTCCTAGTGGAAAATGGTGTTTTCTACCTCGTATATTCTTCGCTTTCGCAACCAAGTATTATTGAGAATTATTTGTCTAAGAAGTGTTTCCGCATTATTAGGAAAAATATTAAGCATTTCTTTTTCGAAGACATTATTGTTGTGGAGGCTGTTAAGAAGTGTATGTTAGAGTAG
- the rsmA gene encoding 16S rRNA (adenine(1518)-N(6)/adenine(1519)-N(6))-dimethyltransferase RsmA has product MSAPPLTSSRTLYFWTVNILRKHGVRPRKKLSQNFIVNPRIIHDFLKHVLPNKTLLEIGAGIGSLSYYLSRKVSKYSVFIEIDERLSRICRDLISPRGILINGNALDLDWSVEQVFSNAPYHITSDIIVKTARSNSVEYAVFVFQKDVVDRLLARPGTKEYGRITVLTRLVFDIERGPTYPPVFFYPRPEVSSQMIILKRKRRYDEVISRVEEVTRLLFSKRRKKALKTIMRELGLSIDDVRRLGVDEKARVYDLSPEVFLKLAEEII; this is encoded by the coding sequence TTGTCCGCTCCTCCACTAACTAGTAGTCGAACATTATATTTTTGGACAGTAAATATTCTCAGAAAACACGGGGTAAGGCCTAGGAAAAAGCTTAGCCAGAACTTTATCGTGAATCCGAGAATCATACATGATTTCCTTAAACATGTATTGCCTAATAAAACATTGTTGGAGATCGGGGCCGGTATAGGGTCTTTATCCTATTATTTATCGAGAAAAGTTTCGAAGTATAGTGTGTTTATAGAAATTGATGAGAGATTATCGAGGATATGCAGGGATCTAATTAGTCCTCGAGGAATATTGATCAATGGTAACGCTTTAGATCTTGATTGGAGTGTTGAACAAGTTTTTTCCAACGCGCCATACCATATTACAAGCGATATAATCGTCAAAACTGCTAGAAGCAATTCTGTTGAGTACGCTGTTTTTGTTTTCCAAAAAGACGTGGTGGATAGATTACTAGCTAGGCCTGGCACTAAAGAATATGGTAGAATTACTGTTTTAACTAGATTAGTTTTCGATATAGAGAGGGGACCTACTTATCCACCAGTATTTTTTTATCCTAGACCAGAGGTTTCGTCTCAAATGATTATTTTGAAGAGAAAACGTAGGTATGATGAGGTTATATCGAGGGTTGAAGAAGTTACTAGACTATTATTTAGTAAGAGAAGAAAGAAAGCTTTGAAAACGATAATGAGGGAGCTGGGTTTAAGTATTGATGATGTTCGTAGGCTAGGTGTTGATGAAAAGGCTAGAGTATATGATTTGTCTCCGGAGGTGTTCTTGAAATTAGCGGAGGAGATAATATAA
- a CDS encoding DUF655 domain-containing protein, producing MHAYRRRPGRRGERRFYCREPYMIVLDFMEFGNPTDRHYEHRNQPVAQGIGTKYFTLLEAVPLPAIRLEIFEKVDLGPHSKVRKPIRIVYDDLTSVARTNLEEAVKRIILKNEKNFVEFFNIAEPVNIRLHALELLPGIGKKTMRTILYERENKRFESFKEIHERTKIDPVKVLVERILDELRGGEKYYLFIKPPEGKGIYLGYLERIYGEIF from the coding sequence ATGCATGCTTATAGGAGAAGACCTGGTAGGCGTGGGGAGCGGCGGTTCTATTGTAGGGAACCATACATGATTGTCCTCGACTTCATGGAGTTTGGTAATCCAACTGATAGACACTACGAGCACAGAAACCAGCCTGTTGCACAAGGTATAGGTACGAAGTATTTTACCTTGTTAGAAGCTGTTCCTCTCCCCGCTATTAGGCTTGAAATATTTGAAAAAGTTGATCTAGGGCCTCACTCCAAGGTTCGTAAGCCTATCCGTATAGTTTACGATGATCTAACCAGTGTTGCCAGGACAAATCTCGAAGAAGCTGTTAAGAGAATTATTTTGAAGAATGAGAAGAACTTTGTCGAATTCTTTAATATTGCTGAACCAGTCAATATAAGGCTTCATGCATTAGAATTATTGCCTGGAATAGGTAAGAAGACTATGAGGACAATACTTTATGAACGTGAAAATAAGAGGTTTGAAAGCTTTAAAGAAATACATGAAAGAACAAAAATTGATCCCGTCAAGGTTTTAGTGGAAAGAATACTTGATGAGCTTAGGGGAGGCGAGAAGTATTATTTGTTCATTAAGCCGCCTGAAGGGAAGGGTATTTATCTAGGATATTTAGAGAGAATATATGGCGAGATCTTCTAG
- a CDS encoding RNA polymerase Rpb4 family protein — translation MAEELDVEVLEEKLLSNPEAYKLLKKAVDKIQEREGSVSMLLSKTLHYLSEFSKMEPESSEALRNVLKNMDLKDETIVMIINICPQTLDELRILFELEEKVIDTETAQQILEAIKPYCKE, via the coding sequence TTGGCTGAAGAACTAGATGTAGAGGTATTAGAGGAGAAGCTATTATCAAATCCTGAAGCATACAAGCTTCTTAAAAAAGCTGTTGATAAAATACAGGAGAGAGAAGGATCTGTATCGATGCTGTTATCGAAGACCCTGCATTATCTATCTGAGTTCTCGAAAATGGAGCCTGAATCGTCTGAAGCTTTAAGAAATGTTCTTAAGAATATGGATTTGAAAGATGAAACAATAGTTATGATCATAAATATTTGTCCGCAAACCCTTGACGAGCTCCGTATACTTTTCGAGCTTGAGGAAAAAGTTATTGATACCGAGACAGCTCAGCAAATACTAGAGGCTATTAAACCTTATTGTAAAGAATGA
- a CDS encoding 50S ribosomal protein L21e, translating into MVKAPKGYRHRTRKVFSKHIREKGAVPPLSLLMIDYKPGDKVHIVVNPAIHKGMPHRRYHGKTGIIIGKRGKAYIVKVTLGDKEKTLFIRPEHLRPAKA; encoded by the coding sequence ATGGTTAAAGCACCCAAGGGATACAGGCATAGAACTAGAAAGGTCTTCAGCAAACATATTCGTGAAAAAGGAGCTGTCCCACCTCTAAGCTTATTAATGATAGATTATAAGCCTGGAGATAAAGTGCATATCGTCGTTAATCCAGCAATACATAAGGGAATGCCTCATAGAAGATACCATGGAAAAACAGGTATAATCATTGGTAAGAGGGGAAAAGCATATATTGTAAAAGTCACTCTTGGAGATAAGGAGAAAACATTGTTTATTAGACCAGAACATTTAAGACCTGCAAAAGCCTAG
- a CDS encoding tRNA pseudouridine(54/55) synthase Pus10 has translation MEESSTENQSAKIIKTAKALLARYPLCHHCLGRQFAKYGLQLKNSERGYAIKTILQMILHKELQDKIIDKETLRKYAVNAGDPITRLYEKIYEEKVEPAKCYICGNKLGEEYFEDLARKVAELLEQYNAYTFIVGVSLSQETMLREIEVSSFSGLETSESIKNEIKREVGKIVRDKYGYIPDFDRPDVMVIIDYETDMVRAVVNPILFEGRYWKRGRNISHTIWLSKTGIKEYPYSLEEFFNDRLREIFESERIVLHASGREDVDARMLGTGRPMVIEVKNPRFRYVDMDLINELLRSTLIEAEITGYSSRAKIEYLKGEGSKKRKAYKILVYTAEPITSDKLRMLEEEYRNRVIHQRTPKRILRRKKDTLRIRRVYEVKTKLLHNKLFEAIVYCDGGLYVKELVHGDDGRTTPSFSDVLGVQAYPLELDVFVVETK, from the coding sequence ATGGAAGAATCGAGTACCGAGAACCAATCAGCCAAGATAATTAAGACAGCTAAGGCTTTGTTAGCAAGGTATCCTTTATGTCATCATTGCTTAGGAAGACAATTTGCTAAATATGGTTTGCAACTGAAGAATTCTGAGAGAGGATACGCTATTAAGACGATTCTACAAATGATCCTTCATAAAGAGCTCCAGGATAAAATCATTGATAAAGAAACTCTTAGAAAATACGCTGTAAACGCTGGAGACCCTATTACAAGATTGTATGAGAAAATATATGAGGAAAAAGTAGAGCCTGCGAAATGTTATATATGTGGAAACAAGCTGGGCGAGGAATACTTTGAAGATCTTGCTAGAAAAGTGGCTGAGCTGTTGGAACAGTATAATGCATATACATTTATAGTAGGCGTGTCATTGTCTCAGGAAACAATGCTTAGAGAAATAGAAGTATCGAGTTTCTCCGGGTTAGAAACCAGTGAATCCATTAAGAACGAGATTAAGAGGGAGGTTGGAAAAATAGTTAGAGATAAATATGGTTATATACCGGATTTTGATCGACCAGATGTTATGGTGATAATAGATTATGAAACAGATATGGTAAGAGCAGTCGTTAATCCAATATTGTTTGAGGGAAGATACTGGAAGCGTGGAAGAAATATTTCACATACAATATGGTTATCTAAAACAGGGATCAAGGAGTATCCTTATAGTCTAGAAGAATTCTTCAATGATAGGCTAAGAGAAATATTTGAATCTGAAAGAATAGTTCTCCACGCTTCAGGCAGAGAAGATGTTGATGCTAGAATGCTTGGAACAGGTAGACCCATGGTTATCGAGGTGAAGAATCCAAGGTTTAGATATGTAGATATGGATTTAATAAATGAACTGCTCAGATCAACTCTTATCGAAGCAGAAATCACTGGTTATTCTTCAAGAGCAAAAATCGAGTATTTGAAGGGCGAGGGATCGAAGAAGAGGAAAGCATATAAGATCCTAGTATATACAGCTGAGCCTATAACTAGTGATAAATTAAGGATGTTAGAGGAAGAATATAGGAATAGGGTTATTCATCAAAGAACACCTAAGAGGATCCTGAGACGTAAAAAAGATACTCTCAGAATAAGAAGAGTATACGAGGTCAAGACTAAATTGTTGCATAATAAACTATTTGAAGCAATAGTATATTGCGATGGAGGCTTATATGTTAAAGAACTTGTACACGGAGATGATGGTAGAACTACTCCTAGTTTCTCAGATGTTTTAGGTGTACAAGCTTATCCATTAGAGCTTGATGTATTCGTTGTTGAGACAAAATAG
- a CDS encoding signal recognition particle protein Srp54: MVLDGVRKALSRFLSGKGDYERAVKEFIRDLQKELIKADVNVRLVLELTKKIRERALEEEPPPGITRREWFINIVYEELSKFFGGDRKPDIKPKKKPWVMLLVGLQGSGKTTTAAKLAYYYKLEGYRVGLVTADTYRPAAYDQLKQLGEQIGVPVYGEPNNKDAVEIARRGVEYFVSRGFDIVIVDTAGRHHREEDLLKEMREIAENIKPDEVVLVIDAAIGQQAHNLAKKFHTATPIGSIIVTKLDGTAKGGGALSAVAVTGATIKFIGTGEKIDELEVFRPPRFVARILGIGDLEGLVEKVRRIKVEFTEKDVEEFLSGRLNMRLVYKQLVSLRKMGPLRKILQMIPGLSLKIPLEIEAGKAEEKIKKWLAIINSMTYEELDKPEIIDRRRTRRIAYGAGVKTEDVRELLKQYEMMKKLSKQLRKRKDLLKKLQLGFKP, translated from the coding sequence ATGGTGCTGGATGGTGTTAGGAAGGCGTTATCAAGGTTTCTTAGCGGTAAGGGGGATTATGAGAGGGCTGTTAAGGAGTTTATTAGGGATCTTCAGAAGGAGCTTATAAAAGCTGATGTTAATGTCAGGCTTGTTTTAGAGCTTACAAAGAAGATTAGGGAGAGAGCTCTAGAAGAAGAGCCTCCGCCGGGAATTACTAGGCGTGAATGGTTTATAAACATAGTATATGAGGAGTTATCAAAATTCTTCGGCGGAGACAGAAAGCCGGATATAAAGCCTAAGAAGAAGCCATGGGTCATGCTACTTGTCGGATTGCAGGGTAGTGGTAAGACAACAACCGCTGCTAAGCTAGCATATTACTATAAGCTGGAAGGATACCGTGTAGGATTAGTTACTGCAGACACTTATAGGCCTGCAGCATATGATCAGTTGAAACAGTTAGGTGAACAAATAGGTGTTCCAGTATATGGTGAACCAAACAATAAGGATGCAGTAGAAATTGCTAGGAGGGGTGTGGAATACTTTGTATCGCGCGGATTCGACATAGTAATTGTTGATACCGCCGGTAGACATCATAGAGAAGAAGACTTGTTAAAGGAGATGAGGGAGATAGCTGAAAACATTAAGCCTGACGAGGTAGTTCTAGTAATAGATGCCGCGATAGGTCAGCAAGCACATAATCTTGCGAAGAAATTCCATACAGCAACACCTATAGGATCAATAATTGTTACAAAGCTTGATGGTACAGCAAAGGGTGGTGGAGCATTATCAGCTGTAGCAGTAACTGGTGCAACGATCAAGTTTATAGGTACTGGTGAGAAAATAGATGAGCTAGAAGTTTTTAGGCCTCCAAGATTTGTTGCCAGAATACTGGGTATAGGGGATCTTGAGGGGTTAGTTGAGAAGGTTAGAAGGATCAAGGTAGAGTTTACAGAGAAGGATGTCGAGGAGTTCCTCTCCGGCAGATTAAATATGAGGCTGGTTTATAAACAACTTGTTAGCTTGAGAAAAATGGGTCCTCTGAGAAAAATATTACAAATGATACCGGGGTTAAGCCTGAAAATACCATTGGAGATAGAGGCTGGGAAAGCAGAGGAGAAAATCAAGAAATGGCTTGCAATAATAAATTCTATGACTTATGAAGAACTAGATAAGCCTGAAATAATTGATCGGAGAAGAACTAGGAGAATAGCTTATGGAGCAGGAGTTAAGACTGAAGACGTGCGTGAGCTGCTGAAACAATATGAAATGATGAAGAAGCTATCTAAACAACTCCGCAAACGCAAGGACCTCCTTAAAAAACTACAGCTCGGCTTTAAACCATGA
- a CDS encoding nucleotidyltransferase domain-containing protein has protein sequence MVVEENKLLERAVNRLVKILNVKGIILFGSRARGDWMPWSDYDILIIADFKEKYLDRIKTVLDIIGDIPLNIEPHPYTLREALDMLRKGNPLIVDALEEGKILYATNDLEEIIKEYEKLKKKGLKRTNTTILIPK, from the coding sequence ATGGTGGTAGAAGAGAATAAGCTTCTAGAGAGAGCTGTGAATCGTTTGGTTAAGATATTGAATGTGAAGGGAATAATATTATTTGGCTCTAGAGCGCGGGGAGACTGGATGCCTTGGAGCGACTACGACATACTTATCATAGCTGATTTCAAAGAAAAATACCTTGATAGAATAAAAACAGTCCTCGACATAATAGGTGATATACCATTAAATATAGAGCCACATCCCTATACACTAAGAGAAGCCTTAGATATGCTTAGGAAAGGAAATCCCCTTATAGTAGATGCTTTAGAAGAAGGAAAAATACTTTATGCAACAAATGATCTAGAAGAAATAATTAAAGAATACGAAAAACTTAAAAAGAAGGGGTTAAAGCGGACAAATACAACAATATTAATACCTAAATAA
- a CDS encoding HEPN domain-containing protein encodes MRNEAIRWLDEALWDYETALILHREKRYNASAFYSHQAAEKAVKALLYFINEAPWGHSVRTLLLRYFEKKSINPDQELLRCARELDRHYIPSRYPNALPAGTPHEAYDEETSRRALEASKKIVDYVRKVIYGGRRE; translated from the coding sequence GTGAGAAATGAAGCTATTAGATGGCTTGATGAGGCTTTATGGGATTATGAGACAGCATTAATACTTCACCGAGAGAAAAGATACAATGCTTCAGCATTTTATTCTCATCAAGCTGCCGAGAAAGCTGTTAAAGCACTATTATATTTTATAAATGAGGCCCCATGGGGACATAGTGTTAGAACATTACTGCTAAGATACTTTGAGAAAAAAAGCATTAATCCTGATCAGGAATTATTAAGATGCGCACGTGAACTTGATAGACACTATATTCCCTCAAGATATCCTAACGCTTTACCAGCAGGAACTCCTCATGAAGCTTATGATGAAGAAACCTCGAGGAGAGCTTTGGAGGCTTCAAAAAAGATAGTTGACTATGTTAGAAAGGTGATATATGGTGGTAGAAGAGAATAA